A genome region from Stenotrophomonas maltophilia includes the following:
- a CDS encoding DUF3011 domain-containing protein, translating into MVKWFAVVAAPVYSIALWGAWLPSSASAQQAGYDGEVVTCESRDMGWVHCDIDVSNGIDLVRQLSNSSCIRGSEWGTDRSGVWVTLGCRAEFRARRAAGVAPVASEGKRLVRRVVRCESNGRPQSCPVRLDGAPVRLLRQLSALPCREGQGWGYKRNEVWTSRGCQGDFEVADEDGRFVDVPRRLTCESKSKKRRFCGASISVGAAVFEQLSSTPCEEGSTWGWSRNGIWVDGGCRAEFSVN; encoded by the coding sequence TTGGTCAAGTGGTTTGCGGTTGTCGCTGCACCGGTGTACTCCATCGCGCTATGGGGTGCCTGGCTGCCGTCATCGGCATCTGCCCAGCAGGCCGGCTACGACGGTGAAGTGGTGACCTGTGAATCACGCGACATGGGCTGGGTGCATTGCGATATCGATGTCAGCAACGGCATCGACCTGGTGCGCCAGCTCTCCAACAGCAGCTGCATCCGTGGCAGCGAATGGGGCACCGACCGCAGTGGCGTGTGGGTCACGCTGGGCTGCCGCGCCGAGTTCCGCGCGCGCCGCGCTGCAGGTGTCGCGCCGGTAGCCAGCGAGGGCAAGCGCCTGGTCCGTCGCGTGGTGCGTTGTGAATCCAATGGCCGCCCGCAGAGTTGCCCGGTGCGCCTGGATGGGGCGCCAGTGCGCCTGCTGCGCCAGCTGTCGGCGCTGCCATGCCGCGAAGGGCAGGGCTGGGGCTACAAGCGCAATGAAGTCTGGACCAGTCGCGGTTGCCAGGGGGACTTCGAAGTGGCTGACGAGGACGGCCGATTCGTTGACGTACCACGCCGGCTGACCTGTGAATCGAAGTCGAAGAAGCGCCGTTTCTGCGGTGCCAGCATCTCGGTTGGTGCCGCTGTCTTCGAGCAGCTGTCCAGCACGCCGTGCGAGGAAGGCAGTACCTGGGGCTGGAGCCGCAACGGCATCTGGGTGGACGGCGGCTGCCGCGCCGAATTCTCGGTGAATTGA